One stretch of Janibacter limosus DNA includes these proteins:
- a CDS encoding 1,4-dihydroxy-2-naphthoate polyprenyltransferase: MATIKQWIAGARPRTLPAAIAPVIVGTAAAAAHRDVEEGLKGASLGLALLAMLVSCCLQIGVNYANDYSDGIRGTDEERVGPVRLVGQRLADPANVKIAAFTFFGLGAFAGFALVALSQAWILIPIGALAIIAAWRYTGGDNPYGYRGLGEVYVFIFFGLVATLGTLYTQIGTITAVGVLGAIAVGSLATAILVANNLRDIPTDSVTGKQTLAVRLGDARTRQLYLGLFVVAIVCTLLMTIWRPWAPLGLLGLVIAWPGIQAVRSGETGRALIPALALTGFAELMWAVWLFAPLAR, encoded by the coding sequence GTGGCCACCATCAAGCAGTGGATCGCCGGCGCCCGTCCGCGAACCCTCCCCGCAGCAATCGCTCCCGTCATCGTCGGCACCGCCGCCGCCGCAGCCCACCGGGACGTCGAGGAGGGGCTGAAGGGAGCCAGCCTCGGCCTCGCCCTGCTCGCCATGCTCGTCTCCTGCTGCCTGCAGATCGGCGTCAACTACGCCAACGACTACAGCGACGGGATCCGCGGCACCGACGAGGAGCGGGTCGGTCCGGTGCGCCTCGTGGGCCAGCGACTCGCCGACCCGGCGAACGTCAAGATCGCGGCCTTCACCTTCTTCGGGCTCGGCGCCTTCGCCGGCTTCGCCCTCGTGGCGCTGAGCCAGGCGTGGATCCTCATCCCGATCGGCGCCCTGGCGATCATCGCGGCCTGGCGCTACACCGGCGGTGACAACCCCTACGGCTACCGCGGCCTCGGCGAGGTCTACGTCTTCATCTTCTTCGGGCTCGTCGCGACGCTCGGGACCCTCTACACCCAGATCGGCACGATCACCGCGGTCGGCGTGCTCGGGGCGATCGCCGTCGGGTCGCTGGCCACCGCGATCCTCGTCGCCAACAACCTGCGCGACATCCCGACCGACTCCGTGACGGGCAAGCAGACCCTCGCCGTGCGGCTCGGCGACGCCCGCACCCGCCAGCTCTACCTCGGTCTCTTCGTCGTCGCGATCGTCTGCACCCTGCTCATGACGATCTGGCGCCCGTGGGCCCCGCTCGGCCTGCTCGGCCTCGTCATCGCCTGGCCGGGGATCCAGGCCGTGCGCTCCGGGGAGACCGGCCGCGCGCTCATCCCGGCCCTGGCACTCACCGGCTTCGCCGAGCTGATGTGGGCGGTCTGGCTCTTCGCCCCGCTGGCGCGCTGA
- the ccsB gene encoding c-type cytochrome biogenesis protein CcsB: MMTNAMLAQYANYSLAAAALVITVAMLGYALYLAQAVPVRERDEVAAKVPAAVGAPATDEGGDAPAETGTATAVETPMRARKAAGVAGSLSWLGAGFLLLSFALRGFAVDRFPLGNLFEFSIGAAFFAMATFSVAKSRRDLRWLGVFVTAFVVLLLMIASTSWYVEADEVVPSLQSYWLPIHVTVATLAVGVLTVGAIVSGLYLLSDREVGGERFWRKLPSAPALERFSYSLHIIGFPLWTFTLIAGAIWAREAWGAYWTWDPKEVWTFVIWTVYAAYLHARATKNTPRRTANWIAIAGFVCIIINYTVVNFYFIGMHSYAQ, from the coding sequence ATGATGACGAACGCGATGCTGGCCCAGTACGCCAACTACTCGCTGGCCGCGGCCGCGCTGGTGATCACCGTGGCGATGCTCGGCTACGCCCTGTACCTCGCGCAGGCGGTGCCGGTGCGCGAGCGCGACGAGGTGGCAGCCAAAGTCCCTGCTGCTGTGGGCGCTCCTGCCACGGACGAAGGGGGCGACGCACCCGCCGAGACCGGCACCGCGACCGCTGTGGAGACCCCGATGCGGGCGCGCAAGGCCGCCGGTGTCGCCGGCTCCCTCTCGTGGCTCGGTGCGGGGTTCCTGCTGCTGTCGTTCGCGCTGCGGGGGTTCGCGGTGGACCGATTCCCCCTGGGCAACCTCTTCGAGTTCAGCATCGGCGCAGCCTTCTTCGCCATGGCGACGTTCAGCGTGGCCAAGTCGCGGCGTGACCTGCGCTGGCTCGGGGTCTTCGTCACGGCCTTCGTGGTGCTGCTGCTCATGATCGCCTCGACCTCCTGGTACGTCGAGGCCGACGAGGTCGTGCCCTCGCTGCAGTCCTACTGGCTGCCGATCCACGTGACCGTCGCCACCCTCGCCGTCGGTGTCCTCACCGTCGGCGCCATCGTCAGCGGGCTCTACCTGCTCAGCGACCGCGAGGTCGGTGGCGAGCGGTTCTGGCGCAAGCTGCCGTCAGCTCCGGCGCTGGAGAGGTTCTCCTACTCCCTGCACATCATCGGCTTCCCGCTGTGGACCTTCACCCTCATCGCCGGCGCCATCTGGGCCCGCGAGGCCTGGGGCGCGTACTGGACCTGGGACCCCAAGGAGGTGTGGACCTTCGTCATCTGGACGGTCTACGCCGCCTACCTGCACGCCCGCGCGACGAAGAACACCCCACGTCGCACGGCGAACTGGATCGCCATCGCGGGCTTCGTGTGCATCATCATCAACTACACGGTCGTGAACTTCTACTTCATCGGCATGCACAGCTACGCCCAGTGA
- a CDS encoding DUF4229 domain-containing protein has protein sequence MVRYTLLRLMIFFGCLALLWLVGLREPTELPWLVVGAALSSMIISAIVLRPFRAEMIQQIQDRQAAKETARSARTDTDEAVEDAARERSDRSDASREATAVDEEPENFR, from the coding sequence ATGGTCCGCTACACCCTGCTCCGCCTGATGATCTTCTTCGGCTGCCTCGCGCTGCTGTGGCTGGTCGGCCTGCGCGAGCCCACCGAGCTGCCGTGGCTGGTCGTCGGCGCGGCGCTCTCCTCGATGATCATCTCGGCGATCGTCCTGCGGCCCTTCCGTGCCGAGATGATCCAGCAGATCCAGGACCGGCAGGCCGCCAAGGAGACCGCTCGCTCGGCGCGCACCGACACCGACGAGGCCGTCGAGGACGCCGCTCGCGAGCGCTCGGACCGCTCAGATGCTTCGCGTGAGGCGACGGCGGTCGACGAGGAGCCCGAGAACTTCCGCTGA
- a CDS encoding TlpA disulfide reductase family protein, producing MKTRRLTSALVASVSALALVGGLSACGESASEKAAKEVGSRNGDGSMTLFAPQDRGAPVELAGETIDGKTWDSADERGQVVVVNLWASWCGPCAKEAPHLVEAYEKTKGDDVEFVGINYRESSKATGLAQGKEWGFTWPSVYDKSGRTAIAMQGKMTTQPSTAVLDREGRIAAVVLGPVTTSTLVGAVEDTLAEAG from the coding sequence ATGAAGACCCGCCGCCTGACCTCCGCCCTCGTCGCCTCGGTGAGCGCCCTCGCGCTCGTCGGGGGGCTGTCCGCCTGTGGCGAGTCCGCCTCCGAGAAGGCCGCCAAGGAGGTCGGCTCGCGCAACGGCGACGGGTCGATGACCCTCTTCGCGCCGCAGGACCGTGGCGCGCCCGTGGAGCTGGCGGGGGAGACCATCGACGGCAAGACCTGGGACAGCGCCGACGAGCGCGGCCAGGTCGTCGTGGTCAACCTCTGGGCCAGCTGGTGCGGTCCGTGCGCCAAGGAGGCCCCGCACCTCGTCGAGGCCTACGAGAAGACGAAGGGGGATGACGTCGAGTTCGTCGGCATCAACTACCGCGAGTCCTCCAAGGCGACCGGCCTGGCGCAGGGCAAGGAGTGGGGCTTCACCTGGCCCTCCGTCTACGACAAGTCGGGCCGGACCGCGATCGCGATGCAGGGCAAGATGACCACCCAGCCCTCCACGGCCGTGCTCGACCGTGAGGGTCGGATCGCTGCCGTCGTCCTGGGACCGGTGACGACCTCGACGCTCGTGGGCGCGGTCGAGGACACGCTGGCAGAAGCCGGATGA
- the resB gene encoding cytochrome c biogenesis protein ResB produces the protein MARTTRPAPDVTQPKLGPIGYLRWGWRQLTSMRTALFLLLLLAIGAVPGSVFPQRSQDPARTADWIARHETTGPTLDKLGAFEVYSSPWFSAIYLLLFISLIGCILPRTAVHWKALRSKPPRAPKRLARLEAHADGEVDGDLAEVRAAATAVLRRRRYRVASHDDASVSAEKGYLKETGNLVFHTALVTLIIGIAVGYLWGWKADIIVPSGESFVSTVTRYDTFAPGPFVDASSMSPFAIDVKKMSADFNDRKPGATTFGQPRDFEALVDVTEADGNSFTDSIKVNHPLEMKGATVFLLGNGYAPVVTVKDKEGEVLYQGATAFLAQDGNYRSTGAIKVGAAKEQFGFVGLFLPTAYIDPDQGPISVFPDTRSPALAMSMYTGELYPNGRPQSVFTLDTASMKKVETKDGKDALRLWLQPGEGATLPDGMGTITFDGIERYAGFSVRHDPGKGLTLWSALAALAGLITTLTIKRRRVFVRLVQVGEVVRVEVAGMSKDDDEGILGVVQEIRDELVGESRT, from the coding sequence ATGGCCCGCACCACCCGGCCCGCGCCCGACGTCACCCAGCCCAAGCTCGGGCCGATCGGCTACCTGCGGTGGGGCTGGCGACAGCTGACCAGCATGCGCACCGCGCTCTTCCTTCTGCTGCTGCTCGCGATCGGCGCGGTGCCCGGCTCCGTCTTCCCCCAGCGCAGCCAGGACCCGGCGCGCACGGCCGACTGGATCGCCCGGCACGAGACCACCGGGCCGACGCTCGACAAGCTCGGGGCCTTCGAGGTCTACTCCTCGCCCTGGTTCTCCGCGATCTACCTGCTGCTCTTCATCTCGCTCATCGGCTGCATCCTGCCGCGCACCGCGGTGCACTGGAAGGCCTTGCGCAGCAAGCCCCCTCGCGCGCCCAAGCGGCTCGCCCGGCTCGAGGCGCACGCCGACGGCGAGGTCGACGGGGACCTCGCCGAGGTGCGCGCAGCGGCCACCGCGGTGCTGCGCCGCCGCCGCTACCGCGTCGCCAGCCACGACGACGCGTCGGTGTCGGCGGAGAAGGGATACCTCAAGGAGACCGGCAACCTCGTCTTCCACACCGCCCTCGTCACCCTGATCATCGGGATCGCGGTCGGCTACCTGTGGGGCTGGAAGGCCGACATCATCGTGCCCTCCGGGGAGTCCTTCGTGAGCACGGTGACCCGCTACGACACCTTCGCCCCGGGGCCCTTCGTCGACGCGTCCTCGATGTCCCCCTTCGCCATCGACGTGAAGAAGATGAGCGCCGACTTCAACGACCGCAAGCCCGGCGCGACGACCTTCGGCCAGCCGCGGGACTTCGAGGCCCTCGTCGACGTGACCGAGGCCGACGGCAACTCCTTCACCGACAGCATCAAGGTCAACCACCCCCTGGAGATGAAGGGCGCGACGGTCTTCCTCCTGGGCAACGGGTACGCCCCGGTCGTCACGGTCAAGGACAAGGAGGGCGAGGTCCTCTACCAGGGGGCCACCGCCTTCCTCGCGCAGGACGGCAACTACCGCTCGACCGGCGCGATCAAGGTCGGGGCGGCCAAGGAGCAGTTCGGCTTCGTCGGGCTCTTCCTCCCCACCGCCTACATCGACCCCGACCAGGGGCCGATCTCGGTCTTCCCGGACACCAGGAGCCCGGCGCTCGCGATGAGCATGTACACCGGCGAGCTCTACCCGAACGGCCGTCCGCAGTCCGTCTTCACCCTCGACACCGCGTCGATGAAGAAGGTCGAGACCAAGGACGGCAAGGACGCGCTGCGGTTGTGGCTGCAGCCCGGCGAGGGCGCCACGCTGCCCGACGGCATGGGCACGATCACCTTCGACGGCATCGAGCGATACGCGGGCTTCTCGGTGCGCCACGACCCCGGCAAGGGCCTGACCCTGTGGTCGGCGCTCGCTGCGCTGGCTGGCCTGATCACGACCCTGACCATCAAGCGCCGCCGCGTCTTCGTGCGTCTCGTCCAGGTGGGCGAGGTCGTGCGGGTGGAGGTCGCTGGCATGAGCAAGGACGACGACGAGGGCATCCTCGGGGTGGTCCAGGAGATCCGCGACGAGCTCGTGGGAGAATCGAGGACATGA